A genomic window from Camelina sativa cultivar DH55 chromosome 2, Cs, whole genome shotgun sequence includes:
- the LOC104754778 gene encoding vacuolar cation/proton exchanger 1-like, with protein MTSSSSSLRKKTDLRVIQKVPYKGLSNIQQVLLGTKLAILFLAIPAAIICTYCGVTQPWIFGLSLLGLTPLAERVSFLTEQVAFYIGPTLGGLLNATCGNATELIIAIMALTKNKVALVKYSLLGSILSNLLLVLGTSLFCGGFANFRKEQRFDRKQADVNFFLLLMGLLCHMLPLLFKYMATTETPTAVISDMSLNISLASSIIMLIAYIAYLVFKHSTHHQLVNAQDQEDEYDDNLEEETALISFWSGFAWLVGMTLVIVLLSGYVVATIEDASETWNLPVSFISIILLHIVGNAAEHAEAVIFAFKNKLDISFGIALGSAAHICLFVVPLTIIMAWILGINMDLNFGLLETGSLALSIIVTAFTLQDGTSHYMKGLVLLLCYFIIAICFFLDKLPQSDLTNVLLTKISQGRG; from the exons atgacttcttcttcttcttctctaaggaAGAAAACAGACCTCCGAGTGATTCAGAAGGTTCCATACAAAGGTCTCTCTAATATTCAACAAGTCCTTCTCGGTACAAAGCTTGCCATTCTATTTCTGGCCATACCTGCCGCCATCATCTGCACCTATTGTGGCGTCACTCAG CCTTGGATATTTGGACTGAGCTTGCTAGGACTGACACCTTTGGCTGAGCGAGTCAGCTTCCTGACAGA GCAAGTAGCTTTCTACATCGGTCCTACAT TGGGTGGTCTATTGAACGCAACGTGTGGAAACGCAACTGAACTAATAATCGCGATTATGGCTTTGACTAAGAACAAGGTAGCACTGGTGAAATATTCGCTGCTAGGTTCAATTTTGTCAAACCTTCTATTGGTTCTCGGGACCTCACTTTTCTGCGGCGGATTCGCTAATTTCCGGAAGGAGCAGCGGTTCGACCGG AAACAAGCCGATGTTAACTTCTTCTTACTCCTAATGGGGTTGCTGTGTCACATGCTCCCATTGTTGTTTAAATACATGGCAACTACAGAGACTCCAACTGCTGTTATATCCGACATGTCACTGAATATATCGCTAGCAAGCAGTATCATTATGTTGATCGCTTACATTGCATATCTCGTTTTCAAGCATTCGACTCACCACCAATTGGTCAACGCACAAGATCAG GAAGATGAGTATGATGACAATTTGGAGGAAGAAACCGCACTGATTAGTTTTTGGAGCGGTTTTGCCTGGTTGGTTGGGATGACACTCGTCATCGTATTGCTATCGGGGTATGTTGTGGCCACAATTGAG GACGCATCGGAAACATGGAACTTGCCAGTGAGTTTCATAAGCATCATATTACTTCATATTGTTGGAAACGCAGCTGAACACGCTGAAGCAGTTATTTTCGCTTTTAAGAACAAGCTT GACATATCTTTTGGAATTGCATTAGGCTCTGCAGCTCATATTTGCTTATTCGTTGTCCCCTTGACTATTATCATGGCGTGGATTTTGGGAATTAATATGGATCTCAATTTCGGTCTCCTTGAAACCGGTTCTCTTGCTCTTTCCATTATCGTCACCGCTTTCACATTACAG GACGGGACTTCTCACTATATGAAGGGACTGGTCCTCTTGCTTTGCTATTTCATTATTGCCATATGTTTCTTCCTCGACAAACTTCCTCAGAGTGA CCTAACCAATGTATTGCTCACAAAGATCTCACAAGGCAGAGGATAA
- the LOC104754786 gene encoding geranylgeranyl transferase type-2 subunit alpha 2-like, protein MHGRKRNAASKPEEDAASAAEALELRLLQSQFMSNHHQKIYTKEAIQLSAKLQEINPEAYTAWNYRKLAVEYNLDSADPSLVNSILDKELEVVENALKRNLKSYGAWYHRKWVLSKGQCSSLDKELQLLNKYQKLDDEIKKNLVLRNFHLWNYRRFVVELTKTSEQDELQHTTDMINDNFSNYSAWHNRSVLLSSLVAKKADGFMPKETIRREFDYVHNAIFTEEDDQSGWFYYLWLLDQTVKMETPLRASPWPSDGSNIILSGPGCFNGSSSKFTTYCSESGSFPLILYFDQAVSGVSSSTVTIDSELKSNEDLVWEPVPEKNSQVSCVWVARLKFDRTEPVKVKVSLGKSRGIVSSTGCNLITPYEFVFTVHIDDTVGESQEGIISWTDGFDSWDAQSSKDLNSLITLDQLEVDTGFEWRKQAIKIEIEQFRKLPDSKFGKLNLAKLLMAEETMISDDDAVKGVHYKEILQLYNDLMALDSWHDQYYKDEHSVALLRKVTSSTESLTRHLFRNRNMNSIVCLRLNNLTLSRIAALEKLLFVQMLDLSHNELHSAEGLEAMQLLCCLNLSHNRIKSFSALHSLRHLKQLRVLDVSHNHIGCKHPVDTTRYLCSSSFSNSGETGRKVPSKYRDTYLVLRDLMKLKQFDIRGNDLIAGEEFSSFVRQVVPTLVWLDGNKLAS, encoded by the exons ATGCACGGTCGTAAGAGGAATGCGGCTTCGAAGCCAGAAGAGGACGCAGCCTCCGCTGCTGAAGCCCTAGAGCTCCGGTTGCTCCAGTCCCAGTTCATGTCCAATCACCATCAAAAGAT TTACACAAAGGAAGCAATTCAATTAAGCGCGAAGCTTCAAGAAATCAATCCGGAGGCCTACACTGCTTGGAACTATCGGAAGCTTGCCGTTGAGTATAACCTTGACTCTGCAGATCCAAGCTTGGTCAACTCAATTCTCGATAAAGAACTTGAAGTC GTGGAGAATGCCTTAAAGAGAAATCTCAAGTCGTATGGGGCATGGTATCATCGTAAGTGGGTTTTGAGTAAAGGGCAGTGTTCCTCCTTAGATAAAGAGTTGCAActtttgaataaatatcaaaagcTTGACgacgaaattaaaaagaatctaGTTCTCCGGAACTTTCACCTTTGGAATTATCGTAG GTTTGTTGTGGAGCTAACCAAGACGTCAGAACAGGATGAGTTGCAGCATACAACTGATATGATCAATGATAACTTTAGCAACTATTCTGCTTGGCACAATCGTAG TGTACTTCTTTCAAGTTTAGTCGCCAAAAAAGCTGATGGGTTTATGCCAAAGGAAACGATTCGTCGTGAATTTGATTATGTACACAATGCTATCTTTACTGAAGAAGATGACCAAAGTGGTTGGTTTTATTATCTTTGGCTTCTTGATCAAACTGTCAAAATGGAGACTCCTCTTCGTGCTTCCCCGTGGCCTTCAGATGGTTCCAATATCATTCTATCTGGACCTGGCTGCTTTAatgg ttcttcttctaagttcACTACTTACTGTTCCGAGTCTGGTTCTTTTCCACTGATTCTTTACTTTGACCAAGCTGTCAGTGGAGTTAGCTCCTCTACTGTTACTATTGATTCTGAACTAAAAAGCAATGAGGACCTTGTTTGGGAACCAGTTCCGGAGAAGAACTCTCAAGTGTCTTGTGTATGGGTTGCTCGTCTGAAATTTGACAGAACAGAACCTGTCAAAGTGAAGGTCAGCCTTGGCAAGTCTCGAGGAATTGTTTCCTCCACAGGATGTAACTTGATCACTCCTTATGAGTTTGTATTTACAGTTCATATTGATGACACTGTCGGAGAGTCACAAGAAGGCATTATTTCATGGACGGATGGTTTTGACAGTTGGGATGCACAGTCGTCGAAGGATTTGAATTCTCTTATTACCTTGGATCAGTTAGAGGTTGATACAGGTTTTGAGTGGCGTAAGCAAGCTATAAAGATAGAGATTGAACAATTTCGTAAGTTGCCTGACAG caaatTTGGAAAGCTCAATCTTGCAAAACTTTTGATGGCTGAGGAAACTATGATCTCGGATGATGATGCTGTTAAAGGTGTCCATTATAAAGAAATCCTCCAGCTGTATAACGATCTGATGGCCCTTGATTCTTGGCATGACCAGTACTACAAGGATGAGCACAGCGTAGCTCTTCTCCGCAAG GTGACTTCAAGCACTGAGTCCCTAACCAGACACCTGTTTCGGAACAGAAACATGAACAGTATTGTATGTCTAAGGCTCAATAACTTAACACTATCCCGGATAGCCGCTCTGGAGAAGTTGTTATTTGTGCAAATGTTAGATCTCAGCCACAATGAGCTTCATTCAGCTGAAG GATTGGAGGCGATGCAGCTTCTCTGTTGCCTCAATCTGAGTCACAACAGAATCAAGAGCTTTTCAGCGCTCCACTCTCTAAGACATCTGAAGCAGCTCAGAGTGTTGGATGTTTCACATAACCACATCGGCTGCAAGCACCCAGTGGATACAACAAGGTACCTATGTTCTTCGTCGTTCTCTAATTCGGGTGAAACTGGAAGAAAGGTGCCTAGTAAATACAGGGATACGTATTTGGTGCTTAGAGATTTGATGAAACTGAAGCAGTTCGATATAAGAGGCAACGACCTAATAGCAGGGGAAGAGTTTAGCTCCTTCGTCCGCCAGGTTGTGCCAACGCTTGTATGGCTTGATGGCAACAAACTCGCAAGTTAA
- the LOC104730541 gene encoding putative F-box/LRR-repeat protein At4g00320, whose amino-acid sequence MILYLSYATLKVLGLCRVTMPVFENLIQLTIKTALDVGWGPLLPLLNNCRNLQTLVFEGLHHKYAVKCSDDEEEECDCKYQDELWVEEVVDTCLSSSPVKVIKIFNFGETPYREEDTEDQIKQVMQFLTTMPELEQVILYYDSPEDDDLMKLYKDLCELPTVASANCEVRLIFPNLSTTISPLERVIFFRNILLWFLSHGHVSGNQATSLHSF is encoded by the exons ATGATTCTCTACTTGTCTTATGCCACCCTCAAG GTACTTGGTCTCTGCCGTGTAACAATGCCGGTATTCGAGAACCTGATTCAGTTAACTATTAAGACTGCACTAGATGTAGGATGGGGACCATTGCTACCTCTACTCAACAATTGTCGAAATCTACAAACTCTTGTCTTCGAG gGACTGCATCACAAATATGCAGTTAAATGTTCGGACGACGAAGAGGAAGAATGTGACTGCAAATATCAAGATGAATTATGGGTGGAAGAGGTTGTTGATACTTGTCTATCATCAAGCCCGGTGAAGGTTATAAAGATATTTAACTTTGGTGAAACTCCTTATCGGGAAGAAGACACAGAGGACCAGATAAAGCAGGTCATGCAATTCCTAACGACAATGCCGGAACTCGAACAAGTGATATTGTACTACGATTCACCAGAAGATGACGATTTGATGAAACTATACAAGGACCTTTGCGAGCTTCCTACTGTGGCATCAGCCAATTGTGAGGTCCGGCTAATCTTCCCCAACTTATCAACTACTATCTCCCCATTAGAAAGGGTAATCTTCTTTAGGAATATCCTTTTATGGTTTCTTAGCCATGGACATGTTTCAGGCAATCAGGCTACAAGTTTGCATAGCTTCtga